One genomic region from uncultured Cohaesibacter sp. encodes:
- a CDS encoding ABC transporter substrate-binding protein: MKSLKLALMGAIALAATPLAVQAEPVAEVLHYWTSGGEAKAIKELQQAFQKRGGKWIDAPVAGGGGDAQAAVLRSRVLAGDPPSAVQIKGPNIAEWAEAGALGDLSDVANAQGWDDILPQAIKNVVKYDGHYVAVPVNVHRVDWIWANPEVLAKVGADVPKTWDEFNATADKLKEAGIVPLAYGGQPWQDATVFETVVLGIGGVDFYKKAMVDLDEDALGSDTMIKVFDQMRKLRDYVDPDYPGRDWNLATAMVMRGEAAMQIMGDWAKGEFAAAGKKPGVDYICAPTPSNGGYILNSDSFAMFNVSGEDKKDGQDLLAELILGKEFQETFNLYKGSIPARMDVPMDKFDSCAIKSMEDMTSAAKNDTLVGSVAHEIAQAGAVRGAFLDVVTAHFNSDMSSEEATQKLIDAIRLAK, from the coding sequence ATGAAATCTTTGAAGCTCGCTCTTATGGGGGCGATCGCGTTGGCCGCTACGCCACTTGCCGTGCAGGCTGAGCCTGTTGCCGAAGTGTTGCACTATTGGACATCTGGTGGGGAAGCCAAGGCCATCAAGGAACTGCAACAAGCATTTCAAAAACGCGGCGGCAAATGGATCGACGCGCCAGTCGCTGGCGGTGGCGGTGATGCGCAGGCCGCTGTGTTGCGTTCTCGCGTATTGGCGGGTGATCCACCCTCTGCTGTTCAGATCAAGGGCCCCAACATCGCTGAATGGGCTGAGGCCGGTGCTTTGGGCGATCTGTCCGATGTGGCAAACGCACAAGGTTGGGATGACATCCTGCCTCAGGCAATCAAGAATGTGGTCAAATATGATGGCCACTATGTAGCCGTGCCGGTCAACGTGCATCGCGTGGACTGGATTTGGGCCAACCCGGAAGTTTTGGCTAAAGTCGGTGCTGACGTGCCAAAGACCTGGGACGAATTCAACGCCACAGCTGACAAGCTGAAGGAAGCTGGTATCGTGCCGCTGGCCTATGGTGGGCAGCCATGGCAGGACGCAACGGTTTTCGAAACCGTGGTTCTTGGTATTGGCGGCGTCGATTTCTACAAGAAAGCCATGGTCGATCTGGATGAGGATGCTCTTGGCTCCGATACCATGATCAAGGTCTTCGATCAGATGCGTAAACTGCGCGACTATGTAGACCCAGACTATCCCGGCCGCGACTGGAATCTGGCGACCGCTATGGTCATGCGCGGGGAAGCTGCCATGCAGATCATGGGCGATTGGGCAAAAGGCGAATTCGCCGCAGCGGGCAAGAAGCCCGGTGTTGACTATATTTGCGCCCCTACCCCATCCAATGGTGGCTATATTCTGAACTCCGATAGCTTCGCCATGTTCAATGTCTCTGGCGAAGACAAGAAAGATGGTCAGGATTTGTTGGCAGAGCTGATCCTTGGCAAGGAATTCCAGGAAACTTTCAACCTTTACAAGGGGTCTATTCCTGCTCGCATGGACGTCCCCATGGATAAATTCGACTCCTGCGCTATCAAATCCATGGAAGACATGACCTCAGCGGCCAAAAATGACACGCTGGTTGGCTCTGTTGCGCACGAAATTGCTCAGGCCGGTGCCGTTCGCGGTGCTTTCCTTGATGTTGTAACGGCGCACTTCAACTCTGACATGTCCTCAGAAGAAGCAACCCAGAAACTGATCGATGCGATCAGGCTCGCCAA
- a CDS encoding response regulator transcription factor yields MQRIHIIEDDPEISSLLSSYLDERQFQCVVSESAEVAYRRGNVLFDLLIVDLMLPGESGLEFCKKVRATSSVPIIILSAVKGDTERIIGLELGADDYMEKPFNPRELLARINALLRRTGPGERKSSAGKLSFDGWVLDLTNEQLHAPKNFLVPLSTREYAVLSILAQASPNPVSRDELAQSLIGHDIDPGDRRIDILVSRLRKKLTDVDSKAQFIRTVRNQGYKFCSEIESSHGRTAAQSTNL; encoded by the coding sequence ATGCAGCGTATCCATATCATTGAGGATGATCCTGAAATTTCGTCACTTTTATCGTCATATCTTGATGAACGCCAATTTCAGTGTGTTGTCTCGGAATCCGCTGAAGTTGCCTACAGGCGTGGCAATGTACTGTTTGATCTGTTGATCGTCGATCTGATGCTACCCGGCGAGAGCGGCCTGGAATTCTGCAAGAAGGTGAGGGCCACGTCTTCTGTTCCCATAATCATCCTCTCCGCAGTGAAGGGAGATACGGAACGCATCATCGGGCTGGAGCTGGGGGCTGATGATTATATGGAAAAGCCATTCAATCCACGAGAATTGCTGGCGCGCATCAATGCTCTTTTAAGACGCACAGGGCCGGGCGAGCGCAAGTCATCCGCAGGCAAACTCTCCTTTGATGGCTGGGTATTGGATCTGACGAACGAACAATTGCATGCGCCCAAAAATTTTCTTGTCCCCCTCAGCACGCGTGAATATGCCGTGCTCTCCATATTGGCTCAGGCATCTCCCAATCCGGTGTCCCGCGACGAACTGGCCCAGTCATTGATCGGCCATGACATAGATCCCGGAGATCGCCGTATAGATATTCTCGTTAGTCGTCTGCGTAAGAAGCTAACCGACGTGGATAGCAAAGCCCAGTTTATCCGTACGGTGCGCAATCAGGGCTATAAATTCTGTTCAGAGATTGAAAGTTCACATGGCAGAACTGCTGCGCAATCTACCAATCTCTAG
- a CDS encoding ATP-binding protein, giving the protein MWQTILSIFPRSHAARLATMLSLSFMAGIATTWIVVQTYLDRRAELSIAEMTGGRLSQIIEQCLESREPANMNCTGEEKPYSFRFHNSFPREQDSFVTPLILILNEKRVRAAVRFRDNPPLPGLLSSRNSSMDLQQDSIYNPTLDATDGSRTFDEPIPASVRLASLSLAIARQDIEATLYIFLDNDQVLEISSPLLWRARFSETQGAFLTLCIAALALSLSLPFSSTLMLPFRKLSQGTKYTRKSLGRFAPTEALAIQDNMRETFKRFDRERERQLLGLAAISHDLRTPVTRMLLRTEMIKEEETRERFASDLETIHDLVEGALDFLSLHKNTEERHRFSLSSLITSLCDDYQDMDKDVSFDSTLPIEIEGVASVFSVAPSIELSTQTRGFMIGKPKQLRRALSNIIDNSLKYGKYAKVFLGYDGSEQTVITIVDGGHGIPSDQIEKVLLPFERGNEGHKTKGVGLGLSIANEIVRNHKGEMTLNNSSEGLRVEITLPRDIFTN; this is encoded by the coding sequence ATGTGGCAAACCATTCTGTCCATATTCCCGCGCAGCCATGCGGCCCGTCTAGCGACAATGCTCTCTTTGTCCTTCATGGCAGGCATCGCCACGACCTGGATTGTGGTGCAAACCTATCTGGACCGTAGAGCAGAACTTTCCATTGCGGAAATGACGGGCGGCCGACTGTCCCAAATCATCGAGCAGTGCCTTGAGAGTCGCGAACCGGCCAATATGAACTGCACTGGAGAAGAGAAGCCCTATAGCTTCCGCTTTCATAATAGCTTCCCAAGGGAGCAGGACAGCTTTGTCACACCGCTGATCCTTATACTAAACGAGAAGCGCGTCAGGGCTGCGGTTCGCTTCAGGGACAATCCACCTTTGCCCGGATTGCTGAGTTCACGCAATAGCAGTATGGATTTACAGCAAGACAGCATCTATAACCCTACACTGGATGCAACAGACGGCTCACGCACCTTTGACGAACCCATACCGGCTTCTGTGCGTCTGGCATCCCTTTCTCTGGCTATCGCCAGACAGGATATAGAAGCAACGCTCTATATCTTTCTTGACAATGATCAGGTATTGGAGATCTCTTCCCCCTTGCTCTGGCGGGCCCGTTTTTCTGAGACACAAGGCGCATTCCTTACACTTTGTATTGCCGCACTTGCGCTGTCGCTCAGCCTTCCCTTTTCCTCAACTCTCATGCTGCCCTTCAGAAAGCTGAGCCAAGGCACCAAATACACGCGCAAGTCTCTCGGCCGCTTTGCCCCAACCGAGGCCCTCGCCATTCAGGATAATATGCGCGAAACATTCAAACGCTTTGATCGGGAGCGAGAACGGCAATTGCTAGGCCTCGCGGCCATTTCCCATGACCTTCGCACGCCCGTTACCCGCATGCTGCTGCGCACTGAAATGATCAAGGAAGAAGAGACGAGAGAACGCTTTGCAAGTGATTTGGAGACGATCCATGATCTAGTGGAGGGGGCGCTTGATTTCCTCTCATTGCACAAGAATACCGAGGAGCGCCATCGTTTTTCCCTGAGCTCACTCATAACCAGCCTGTGCGACGATTATCAGGACATGGACAAGGATGTGAGCTTTGATTCAACCTTGCCCATTGAAATAGAGGGGGTTGCTTCCGTTTTCAGCGTCGCCCCATCCATCGAGCTCTCCACCCAGACACGAGGCTTCATGATAGGCAAACCCAAACAGTTGCGCCGGGCACTCTCAAACATCATTGATAACAGCCTCAAATATGGGAAATACGCCAAGGTGTTTCTTGGCTATGACGGCAGCGAACAGACCGTCATCACCATCGTCGATGGAGGCCACGGTATTCCCAGTGATCAGATCGAAAAGGTGTTGCTTCCTTTCGAGCGGGGCAATGAGGGTCACAAGACCAAAGGCGTCGGGCTTGGTTTGAGCATAGCCAATGAAATCGTGCGCAATCACAAGGGCGAAATGACCCTCAACAATAGCAGCGAAGGCTTGCGGGTCGAAATTACACTACCGCGTGACATTTTCACGAACTAG
- a CDS encoding ABC transporter substrate-binding protein, with the protein MAVMALAVPVAQAEDFTIGLSNGWVGSEWRTQMIEEAQAAAEKWKEKGVDIKVVVQSANVDVPGQIAHVRNFINQGVDAIIINPNSPTAFDPVFAQAKEDGILVISTDAEVSSEDAIYVGIDQTNWAALSAQWLADTLEGSGQVVAINGVAGHPANEMRIAGYTSVFDQYPDIKVVNEVNANWDQAQGQQAMQNLLATYPDIDGVWVQDGMAAGAWRSLMDAGKAGEVAATGEIRKDFIDLWVKNDFTSGASVNPPGVMASALNVAVFMLQGRELKEPASAGQYKNAMYLPIPFIDGDNVETVAKELEGKPGFYSYTSALSIDEAEAYFK; encoded by the coding sequence ATGGCCGTGATGGCTCTGGCTGTTCCTGTAGCGCAAGCTGAAGACTTTACCATCGGCTTGTCAAACGGCTGGGTTGGCTCTGAATGGCGCACCCAGATGATCGAAGAAGCTCAAGCAGCTGCCGAAAAATGGAAAGAAAAGGGCGTAGACATCAAGGTCGTTGTGCAAAGCGCCAACGTTGATGTGCCCGGACAGATCGCGCATGTGCGCAATTTCATCAATCAGGGCGTCGATGCCATTATCATCAACCCAAACAGCCCCACCGCCTTTGACCCGGTCTTTGCACAAGCCAAGGAAGATGGCATTCTGGTTATTTCAACCGATGCGGAAGTTTCCTCGGAAGACGCAATCTATGTGGGTATCGATCAGACCAACTGGGCCGCTCTGAGCGCACAATGGCTCGCAGATACCCTTGAAGGCTCAGGGCAGGTTGTCGCCATCAACGGCGTTGCCGGACATCCGGCCAATGAAATGCGCATTGCTGGCTATACCAGTGTGTTTGACCAATATCCTGATATCAAGGTCGTCAACGAAGTCAATGCCAACTGGGATCAGGCACAGGGCCAGCAGGCCATGCAGAACCTTCTGGCAACCTATCCCGATATCGACGGAGTATGGGTACAGGATGGCATGGCAGCGGGTGCCTGGCGCTCTCTGATGGATGCCGGAAAAGCCGGTGAAGTGGCCGCAACAGGCGAAATCCGCAAGGACTTTATCGATCTGTGGGTAAAAAATGATTTCACCTCAGGTGCCTCTGTGAACCCTCCTGGCGTCATGGCCAGCGCTCTTAATGTCGCTGTCTTCATGCTACAGGGTCGGGAACTGAAAGAACCCGCCTCAGCAGGCCAGTATAAGAACGCCATGTATCTGCCTATTCCATTCATCGACGGGGACAATGTCGAAACCGTTGCAAAGGAACTGGAAGGCAAACCGGGCTTCTATTCCTACACAAGCGCGCTGAGCATCGACGAAGCGGAAGCATACTTCAAATAA
- a CDS encoding sugar ABC transporter ATP-binding protein codes for MSRLKLQQICKYYGATTALASGDLLLERGEIHVLIGANGSGKSTLCKVIAGSVRPDGGTFELNGKPVTLFGPQAAREMGICLFYQELSLASSLSIAQNINLYHLPTHAGGLIDDAELNKRAEHYISKFKTVIGEGFTPDAPVAKLRPDQKQLVEIMKTLASEAEILIFDEPTSALDRSQVECFFSILRELKEEGRSIIFISHRMDEIFDIADRISVIRDGTTVSSRLIEETDQSTVIRDMIGEQPEAAALEASAAPQSEKKTESCLVAKALSGANIRNVSFSLAKGEILGLGGLHGQGQSTLLRTLFGAEKLQSGTLLLNGETVHPTNPRAAIKNGFSYVSGDRVRDGVITDRSIMENVSPIHFLKDKKFLAFPSVLARIIEPALGALNTKYSSLGASISSLSGGNQQKVVIARWLTNPPDILLLDDPTKGIDLSAKSELFALVRKLADEGMAIILYSSEDGELLAHSDRILVFNNGSVSRELVGEDKTRFNLYEAAYSGAQ; via the coding sequence ATGAGTCGATTGAAGCTACAGCAGATTTGCAAATATTACGGTGCAACAACTGCTTTGGCCTCTGGGGATCTGCTGCTTGAACGCGGTGAAATCCATGTTTTGATTGGAGCCAATGGATCGGGCAAGAGCACGCTCTGCAAGGTCATCGCCGGTAGCGTTCGGCCAGATGGTGGCACGTTTGAACTCAATGGCAAACCGGTCACGCTGTTTGGCCCGCAAGCTGCACGGGAAATGGGCATTTGCCTTTTCTATCAAGAGCTGAGCCTCGCCAGCAGCCTTTCAATCGCCCAGAATATCAACCTGTATCACCTGCCAACCCATGCAGGTGGCCTGATAGATGATGCCGAACTCAACAAGAGAGCCGAGCATTATATCAGCAAATTCAAAACGGTAATCGGTGAGGGGTTCACCCCCGATGCTCCGGTGGCAAAGCTGCGCCCCGATCAGAAGCAACTTGTCGAAATCATGAAGACGCTGGCCAGCGAAGCCGAGATCCTGATTTTTGATGAACCGACCTCGGCGCTTGATCGCTCGCAGGTGGAATGCTTTTTCTCCATCTTGCGCGAGCTGAAGGAGGAGGGCCGGTCGATCATCTTCATTTCCCATCGCATGGACGAGATCTTCGATATTGCCGACAGGATCAGCGTCATTCGCGATGGTACAACAGTTTCCTCGCGCCTTATTGAAGAGACGGATCAGTCAACGGTCATTCGAGACATGATCGGTGAACAGCCCGAAGCCGCAGCCCTTGAAGCAAGCGCAGCCCCTCAGTCTGAAAAGAAGACCGAAAGCTGTCTGGTCGCCAAAGCACTCTCGGGAGCGAATATTCGCAATGTGAGCTTTTCCCTAGCCAAGGGTGAAATTCTCGGCCTTGGAGGCTTGCACGGGCAGGGGCAATCAACCTTGCTACGCACACTGTTTGGCGCCGAAAAGCTCCAGTCCGGCACACTGTTGCTTAATGGTGAGACGGTTCACCCGACAAACCCGCGCGCGGCCATCAAGAATGGCTTTTCCTATGTTTCCGGTGATCGCGTGCGTGATGGCGTCATAACCGACCGCTCCATCATGGAAAATGTGTCGCCCATCCATTTCCTCAAGGATAAAAAGTTTCTCGCCTTCCCGAGTGTTTTGGCTCGCATCATCGAGCCAGCCCTTGGCGCGCTCAATACCAAATATTCCAGCCTCGGAGCCTCCATCAGTTCTCTTTCGGGAGGCAATCAGCAGAAGGTGGTCATCGCCCGCTGGTTGACCAATCCGCCCGATATCCTGCTGTTGGACGACCCGACAAAGGGCATCGACCTCAGCGCCAAAAGTGAACTCTTCGCGCTGGTGCGCAAGCTCGCTGACGAAGGCATGGCTATCATTCTCTATTCGTCCGAAGATGGCGAGTTGCTTGCCCATTCAGACCGCATTCTGGTCTTCAACAATGGCTCGGTTTCGCGCGAACTCGTGGGCGAAGACAAGACACGCTTCAACCTCTATGAGGCAGCATATTCGGGGGCACAATGA
- a CDS encoding ABC transporter permease, which yields MTKAISFKSRMATLLRRFPFIPALGMLVLLFILNGIAEPNSMTVRALKGVASTYLALVFLSVGQTFVVYTADIDLSVGAILSLVNVSIVVIMHQFGGEPYVVLLALGAGIVIGALCGLMNGIVVSGLRMQAIVATFATSILISGIALWVLPVAGMPAPSLFWKVYGGRSYGIPNVFFFIAILIVLLAIMAKTGLVTKLLAVGNGQLSAYQSGLSVTRIRIYGYIICGIFAALAAFCITGDTASGDPLVGGAMTLSSVAAVVLGGTALSGGIGSAFGSAIGAIIIGLISSLVFYAGVPSQWQNLAQGATILVVLMLGVLASKRINQ from the coding sequence ATGACCAAGGCCATATCATTCAAATCCCGCATGGCAACCTTGTTAAGGCGCTTTCCCTTCATACCTGCGCTTGGCATGCTGGTGCTGCTGTTCATCCTGAACGGCATCGCCGAACCCAACAGCATGACAGTACGCGCCCTTAAGGGCGTCGCGAGCACCTATCTTGCCCTCGTTTTTTTGTCCGTCGGCCAGACCTTTGTGGTCTACACCGCCGATATTGACCTGTCTGTAGGGGCCATCCTGTCTCTGGTCAACGTATCCATAGTTGTCATCATGCACCAGTTCGGCGGCGAACCCTATGTGGTTTTGCTGGCGCTGGGCGCAGGCATCGTGATCGGTGCCTTATGTGGCCTGATGAATGGCATCGTCGTCTCCGGCTTGCGTATGCAGGCCATCGTGGCAACCTTTGCCACCAGCATCCTTATTTCCGGTATCGCGCTCTGGGTGTTGCCGGTGGCAGGCATGCCAGCACCAAGCCTCTTCTGGAAGGTCTATGGCGGGCGCAGCTACGGCATCCCCAATGTCTTCTTCTTCATCGCCATTCTGATCGTGCTTCTGGCTATCATGGCGAAAACCGGGCTTGTCACCAAGCTGCTCGCCGTGGGCAATGGGCAGCTATCAGCTTATCAATCCGGCCTGTCAGTCACGCGCATCCGGATCTACGGCTATATCATCTGCGGGATTTTTGCAGCCCTTGCGGCCTTCTGCATCACAGGTGATACGGCCAGCGGCGATCCGCTTGTAGGCGGGGCCATGACGCTGTCGAGCGTGGCTGCCGTTGTGCTGGGGGGTACGGCGCTTTCGGGGGGCATCGGATCAGCCTTTGGTTCCGCCATTGGTGCGATCATCATCGGCCTGATCAGCTCGCTGGTCTTTTATGCAGGCGTCCCGTCACAATGGCAGAATCTGGCCCAGGGGGCGACAATCCTTGTGGTGCTGATGCTCGGTGTTCTGGCTTCCAAGAGGATCAACCAATGA
- a CDS encoding ABC transporter permease → MTIMPHSNPQESRSALYVYLKNPLLVAFILIMLLLAAGEALSPGFASMEQILRLLIVAALLGIVAAGQNLVILGGREGIDLSVGGVVSLSAVLAGNVMDGSNANIITAIVVCLAAGGLVGLINGVGVTIFGIPPLVMTLGMLGVLQGLLVVIRQGIPSGLAAPALANFVSKPFLFNLPGIIWLWAAVGLLMAFLLMRTSLGHKIYAIGSNENAAYMAGVPVRLIRIMLFALSSMFAALAGICILGYSGTSFANVGDSYMLSSIIAVVLGGTPLSGGKGGYTGTMAGAFLLILMQSILTTLSIGESGRQVVFGLTLLVLLLFYGRSKALRG, encoded by the coding sequence ATGACCATCATGCCGCATAGCAACCCGCAAGAGTCTCGATCCGCACTCTATGTCTATCTGAAGAACCCGCTTCTGGTCGCATTCATTCTGATCATGCTTCTGCTCGCTGCGGGCGAAGCATTGTCACCCGGCTTTGCTTCGATGGAACAGATCCTGCGTCTGCTCATCGTGGCCGCCTTGCTGGGCATCGTCGCTGCCGGGCAAAATCTGGTTATATTGGGGGGACGCGAGGGGATCGACCTCTCTGTCGGAGGGGTCGTATCCCTGAGCGCCGTGCTCGCAGGCAATGTCATGGATGGCAGCAATGCCAATATCATTACAGCCATCGTCGTTTGCCTCGCCGCTGGCGGGTTGGTAGGTCTGATCAATGGCGTTGGCGTAACCATTTTCGGCATTCCGCCGCTGGTGATGACCCTTGGCATGCTCGGCGTGCTTCAAGGCCTTCTGGTGGTCATCAGGCAGGGCATTCCATCGGGTCTTGCCGCCCCGGCGCTTGCCAACTTTGTCTCCAAACCCTTCCTTTTCAATCTGCCCGGCATCATATGGCTCTGGGCGGCGGTAGGGCTGCTAATGGCCTTTTTGCTGATGAGGACATCCCTTGGACACAAGATCTACGCCATCGGCTCAAACGAAAATGCCGCCTATATGGCAGGTGTGCCAGTGCGGCTGATCCGCATCATGCTGTTCGCCCTGTCGAGCATGTTCGCCGCCCTTGCCGGCATTTGCATCCTTGGCTATTCAGGCACGTCTTTTGCCAATGTGGGCGATAGCTACATGCTGTCTTCCATCATCGCTGTTGTTCTTGGGGGAACCCCACTTTCCGGTGGCAAGGGCGGCTATACAGGCACAATGGCGGGCGCTTTCCTGTTGATCCTGATGCAAAGCATCCTGACGACACTCAGCATTGGCGAATCCGGTCGACAGGTCGTGTTCGGTCTCACCCTGCTTGTTCTCCTCTTGTTCTATGGCCGCAGCAAGGCCTTGCGCGGTTAG
- a CDS encoding LacI family DNA-binding transcriptional regulator, protein MNKRAKIKDIALKAGVSPTTVSRALSGTGLVAEPTLSHIRAIAETLHYRPNISARNLRTQKTMSILVVVRDIGNPFYLDIFKGAERVAHDAGYSLLMANTEDDPKREADYFNMLSDGHADGMILMTGKMPLDCDLPHDISQKVVVALEMIDNVDLTHVVIDNEYASIEAIDHLVSLGHKKIAYIAGPIPEGMSVRRLAGFRHAMMADGLKLPEAYIQQGNFSYQSGERAADRLLDLPDPPTAIYTANDEMAFGAIRAAKKRGLSVPEDLSIFGFDDTYLAEAFVPALTTVRQPCLEIGSRAMTRLLAHLSGDNPDTDSIVVPTEIVVRETTAPPPQKPCNPKS, encoded by the coding sequence GTGAACAAGAGGGCAAAAATCAAGGATATCGCGCTCAAGGCCGGTGTATCGCCGACAACGGTCTCGCGTGCCTTGAGCGGTACCGGTCTGGTGGCAGAGCCGACCCTTAGCCATATTCGCGCGATTGCCGAAACCTTGCATTATCGCCCCAACATCAGCGCACGCAACCTCAGAACCCAGAAGACTATGTCCATTCTGGTGGTGGTTCGCGACATCGGGAACCCCTTCTATCTGGACATCTTCAAGGGCGCAGAAAGAGTGGCCCATGATGCAGGCTACTCGCTTTTGATGGCCAACACCGAGGATGACCCCAAGCGAGAAGCTGACTATTTCAACATGCTCAGCGATGGCCATGCTGACGGTATGATACTGATGACGGGCAAAATGCCCCTTGATTGCGACTTGCCTCACGACATCTCCCAAAAGGTAGTAGTGGCTCTTGAGATGATCGACAATGTCGATTTGACCCATGTGGTCATCGACAACGAATATGCCTCAATCGAAGCGATTGATCATCTCGTCTCACTGGGACATAAGAAAATCGCCTATATCGCAGGCCCCATCCCCGAAGGCATGAGTGTGAGGCGTTTGGCTGGCTTTCGCCATGCCATGATGGCCGACGGGCTCAAGCTGCCGGAAGCCTATATCCAACAGGGCAATTTCAGCTATCAAAGCGGAGAAAGAGCGGCTGACCGCCTGCTTGATCTGCCAGACCCGCCGACCGCCATTTACACGGCCAATGATGAAATGGCTTTCGGCGCCATTCGTGCGGCCAAAAAGAGAGGACTTTCCGTGCCTGAAGACCTCTCGATCTTCGGCTTTGATGACACATATCTCGCCGAGGCCTTCGTGCCTGCCTTGACGACCGTGCGCCAACCATGTCTTGAAATCGGCAGTCGCGCCATGACCCGTCTGCTCGCTCATCTCTCCGGTGACAATCCGGACACGGATTCCATCGTCGTGCCCACGGAAATTGTTGTCAGGGAAACAACCGCACCACCACCTCAAAAGCCATGTAATCCAAAGTCCTGA
- a CDS encoding Gfo/Idh/MocA family oxidoreductase, translating to MTTIQKEVLNIGLVGSGFIAEFHLKSMLGVRNVKVGGVYSRSGENRQRIVDLAAEMGLGPCTSFSSLDAMLEDEGIDAIWILSPNHTRLAIMRQIHAAVTEKRSKVFAVACEKPLARTIGEANEMLRLAEDAKLNHGYLENQVFCTPVLRGKEIIWRRAAANAGRPYLARAAEEHSGPHAAWFWQGDKQGGGVLNDMMCHSVEVARHLLTDPAKPRSSLKIKAVNGTVANLKWTQPKYAQQLSERYGPDVDYRNRPSEDFARATITLEDEEGHDLMIEATTSWAYVGAGLRIQLELLGPEYSLEFNSLATGLKIFMSREISGAEGEDLVEKQNAEQGLMPVLEDEAGIYGYTDENRHMVECFRKGETPSETFVDGVAVVQMLMGLYYSAEEGRTVTFPAEELENYIPMVARVGAD from the coding sequence ATGACAACGATACAAAAAGAAGTGCTCAATATCGGCCTCGTGGGAAGTGGATTCATCGCAGAGTTTCATCTCAAGTCGATGCTCGGTGTACGCAATGTCAAGGTAGGCGGAGTTTACAGCCGCAGCGGAGAAAACCGACAGCGCATCGTCGATCTGGCCGCAGAAATGGGGCTTGGTCCATGTACGTCCTTTTCTTCGCTGGACGCCATGCTTGAAGATGAGGGTATCGACGCCATCTGGATTCTGTCGCCCAATCACACACGCCTTGCTATCATGCGCCAGATCCATGCCGCCGTAACCGAGAAGCGCAGCAAGGTTTTTGCCGTTGCCTGCGAGAAACCGCTTGCGCGCACCATCGGTGAGGCAAATGAAATGCTACGACTGGCGGAAGACGCCAAACTCAATCATGGCTATCTGGAAAATCAGGTCTTCTGTACGCCAGTCTTGCGCGGCAAGGAAATCATCTGGCGGCGCGCGGCGGCCAATGCCGGACGACCTTATCTCGCGCGCGCAGCCGAGGAACATTCCGGCCCCCACGCAGCCTGGTTCTGGCAAGGCGACAAACAGGGTGGCGGCGTGCTCAATGACATGATGTGCCACAGTGTCGAAGTTGCACGCCATCTTCTGACCGATCCGGCAAAACCGCGCAGCTCGCTCAAGATCAAGGCGGTCAATGGCACCGTGGCCAACCTCAAATGGACCCAACCCAAATATGCCCAGCAGCTGAGCGAGCGCTATGGACCGGATGTCGACTACCGCAACAGACCATCGGAAGATTTTGCCCGCGCCACCATCACGCTGGAAGATGAAGAGGGCCACGATCTGATGATCGAGGCGACGACCTCATGGGCCTATGTGGGCGCAGGTCTGCGAATCCAGTTGGAACTGCTTGGACCGGAATATTCCCTGGAATTCAATTCGCTGGCCACCGGCCTCAAGATCTTCATGTCCCGCGAAATCTCGGGTGCCGAAGGCGAAGATCTGGTCGAAAAGCAAAATGCCGAGCAGGGGCTCATGCCCGTGCTGGAAGATGAAGCCGGAATCTATGGCTACACCGATGAAAACCGGCACATGGTAGAATGCTTCCGCAAAGGAGAAACCCCAAGCGAAACATTCGTGGATGGCGTTGCCGTGGTGCAAATGCTCATGGGACTTTATTATTCGGCGGAGGAGGGCAGGACGGTTACTTTCCCGGCAGAGGAGCTGGAAAATTATATACCAATGGTCGCGCGCGTAGGCGCTGACTAG